A region of Lacinutrix sp. Hel_I_90 DNA encodes the following proteins:
- a CDS encoding inorganic diphosphatase yields the protein MSPAGKLTFDVLIEIPKGSRNKYEYDFDLKKIRFDRMLFSSMMYPADYGFIPETLALDGDPLDVLVMGGEPTFPMCVVEVKPIGVFHMADEKGPDEKVICVPVSDPIWNSLNDLSDMNPHQIKEIEHFFQVYKDLEKKKVDVGGWGDAKEAYIILNKCIDRYENSVHKTNGDFTI from the coding sequence ATGAGTCCAGCAGGAAAATTAACGTTTGACGTTTTAATAGAAATCCCAAAAGGGAGTAGAAACAAATACGAATACGATTTTGATTTAAAGAAAATACGTTTCGATCGTATGTTGTTTTCTTCAATGATGTACCCGGCAGATTATGGTTTTATTCCAGAAACTTTAGCATTAGATGGTGATCCATTAGATGTTTTAGTTATGGGTGGTGAACCCACGTTTCCAATGTGTGTTGTTGAGGTAAAACCAATAGGTGTATTTCATATGGCAGATGAAAAGGGACCAGATGAAAAAGTAATTTGTGTACCGGTAAGTGATCCTATCTGGAATAGCTTAAATGATTTGTCTGATATGAATCCACATCAAATTAAAGAAATCGAACATTTCTTTCAGGTTTACAAAGACTTAGAAAAGAAAAAAGTAGACGTTGGTGGTTGGGGAGATGCAAAAGAAGCTTACATTATTTTAAATAAATGTATTGATCGTTACGAAAATAGCGTACATAAAACCAATGGAGACTTCACTATCTAG
- a CDS encoding NupC/NupG family nucleoside CNT transporter, with protein MKHFLLAVTAIFFGIASVLAQDINKTWKVDALENTSENALFSPSETLELKDGTFKILATDAIEKAAGDYLYQNNLLVFYFNTPKDTTRNFRISEKTDSTLVFSERNTRYSFKNQALEEVAIITDATTPIIPSQGFSFGSLWRGILGMISLIVIAFLFSSNRKAINWKTVGLGLFFQLVIAIGVLKIDFIKSAFEYIGKAFIAILGFTQAGSEFLFGGMLDVKSFGFIFAFQVLPTIIFFSALTSVLFYLGLIQKAVKGMGLLLTKILGISGAESLSVAGNIFLGQTEAPLLIKAYLEKMNKSEILLVMIGGMATVAGAVLAAYIGFLGGEDEALQLFYAKHLLAASVMAAPGAIVISKILYPQTEKINTEVSVSQEKIGSNILEAIANGTTEGLRLAVNVGAMLLVFVAFIAMINGILGGMAGFDGLVIDSLNINWQFTSLNEIIAVNTPYDKLSLEFLLGYLFAPLMWLIGVAQEDMALMGQLLGIKLAASEFIGYIQLAELKNVVSATHLTYEKSIIMATYMLCGFANFASIGIQIGGIGSLAPGQRKLLSKFGLKALLGGTIASLISATIAGMIIG; from the coding sequence ATGAAACATTTTTTATTAGCTGTTACAGCTATTTTTTTTGGGATAGCTTCTGTTTTAGCTCAAGATATTAACAAAACTTGGAAAGTAGATGCTTTAGAAAACACCTCTGAAAACGCATTATTTTCTCCCTCTGAAACATTAGAATTAAAAGACGGTACATTTAAAATTTTAGCAACTGATGCTATTGAAAAAGCAGCGGGTGATTACCTATACCAAAACAATTTACTTGTTTTCTATTTTAATACACCCAAAGACACCACTCGAAATTTTAGAATTTCAGAAAAAACAGATTCTACTTTAGTATTCTCTGAAAGAAACACCAGATATTCTTTTAAAAATCAAGCTTTAGAGGAAGTGGCTATAATTACAGATGCGACTACCCCTATTATTCCTAGTCAAGGTTTTTCGTTTGGAAGCCTATGGCGCGGTATTTTAGGTATGATTTCACTTATTGTTATTGCCTTTTTATTTAGTAGTAATAGAAAAGCAATTAACTGGAAAACTGTTGGTTTAGGTTTATTTTTTCAGCTCGTTATCGCCATAGGGGTGTTAAAAATTGACTTTATAAAATCAGCGTTCGAATATATTGGAAAAGCTTTTATAGCTATTTTAGGCTTTACTCAAGCAGGAAGCGAGTTTTTATTTGGTGGCATGCTAGATGTTAAGTCTTTTGGATTTATTTTTGCTTTTCAGGTGTTACCAACCATTATCTTCTTTTCCGCATTAACTTCTGTATTATTCTATTTAGGGCTTATTCAAAAAGCCGTAAAAGGCATGGGTTTATTACTCACTAAAATTCTAGGAATCTCTGGGGCAGAGAGTTTAAGTGTTGCTGGAAACATTTTTTTAGGGCAAACAGAAGCGCCTTTACTTATCAAGGCCTATTTGGAAAAGATGAACAAGTCTGAAATCCTATTGGTTATGATTGGCGGTATGGCTACTGTTGCCGGCGCTGTATTAGCAGCATACATAGGTTTTTTAGGAGGTGAAGATGAAGCCCTTCAATTATTCTATGCGAAACACCTTTTAGCAGCTTCAGTAATGGCGGCACCTGGAGCCATTGTTATTTCTAAAATACTTTATCCGCAAACCGAAAAAATAAACACAGAAGTGAGTGTCTCTCAGGAGAAAATAGGCTCTAATATACTTGAAGCGATAGCCAACGGCACCACTGAAGGCTTAAGATTGGCTGTAAATGTTGGCGCCATGTTGTTAGTTTTCGTCGCCTTTATCGCAATGATTAATGGTATTTTAGGCGGCATGGCTGGCTTTGATGGTTTGGTGATAGACAGCTTGAATATCAATTGGCAGTTTACCTCGCTTAACGAAATTATCGCTGTAAACACCCCATACGATAAGCTCTCATTGGAGTTTTTATTAGGCTATTTATTTGCACCACTCATGTGGTTAATAGGTGTTGCTCAAGAAGACATGGCGCTAATGGGACAACTGTTAGGTATCAAATTAGCCGCAAGTGAATTTATTGGGTATATTCAATTGGCAGAACTTAAAAATGTGGTAAGCGCAACCCATTTAACATACGAAAAGTCGATTATTATGGCAACCTACATGCTTTGTGGCTTTGCAAACTTCGCCTCTATTGGTATTCAAATTGGAGGCATTGGTTCTTTAGCACCAGGGCAACGTAAGCTGCTTTCAAAATTTGGATTGAAAGCTTTACTAGGAGGCACCATTGCATCTTTAATTTCTGCAACCATTGCAGGAATGATTATAGGTTAA
- a CDS encoding isoamylase early set domain-containing protein has protein sequence MAIRKQFLKSKPVCKVTFTVPAADANNVSLVGNWNAWSTEAEPLKKLKNGLFKGTVNLEKNQSYEFRYLVDGQWKNEEEADAFAWNDYAADENSVLKL, from the coding sequence ATGGCTATTAGAAAACAATTTTTAAAATCGAAACCTGTGTGTAAAGTAACTTTTACTGTGCCTGCAGCAGATGCCAATAACGTTTCTTTAGTTGGAAACTGGAATGCATGGAGTACAGAAGCAGAGCCACTTAAAAAGCTAAAGAACGGGCTGTTTAAAGGAACGGTGAATCTTGAGAAAAATCAATCTTATGAGTTTAGATACCTTGTGGATGGGCAATGGAAAAATGAGGAAGAAGCAGATGCTTTTGCTTGGAATGATTATGCTGCTGATGAGAATAGTGTTTTGAAACTGTAG
- a CDS encoding DUF5686 and carboxypeptidase-like regulatory domain-containing protein → MKLKYLLLLLFFGSLSALAQTKVSGHIYDESKEPIAYANVYFQGTSIGTITDENGTFYLESDENYDVVIFSFIGYKTQVVTLDKKVNYEFNVTLSEDAAALNEVILVTGKQPKKNNPAIDILRKIWANKRSNGLKQYKQYQYDKYEKVEFDLNTIDSATVNSKLFRGMEFVFEQVDTSRVTGKTYLPMFINEASSEVYGDNVINEKREILRGNKNSGFSNNQIIIDFIDDLYSEYDVYENYLKFFDKSFTSPLSRTGIQVYNYVLADSSFIGDKWCYNIIYYPRRKNELTFKGDFWVADTTYAIKNINLQASKSANINWVKEIYIEQEFDVLNDSTFLIKRDYFMSDFALNKKEASKGIYGKRTTLYDNYEFNKVKEPEFYNKKVYSFDEDLYNQDDAFWEKNRMEELSKDEKGVYVMLDSLKQTKKFKKLYNLGSILASGYIEFDQLNLDVGPVFSVFGYNDVEGVRLRAGGRTYFGQNDLWRLEGFTAYGFKDNKFKYGISGKWLLDKRSRLIISGGNRRDVEQIGANLTSSTDVLGRSLASSSVIGTGTNDKLTNVNLSTLALEAEPFRNFVTRISGTYRTLESASSTFSLDYYTDASQTTTESEVKQYETAISLSYFPQREMTGFGVERRTKNDDFARLFAQVTKGDKSVFNSDFDYTKLQFSYLQPWAIGAFGRLSTTVEVGKTYGDIPLGLMSVIPGNQTYFSIYNTFSQLDFYEFVTDEYATLHVEHNFNGRLFSRIPLLKKYNLRAILGFRGVVGNVSQENRDINASGLVYRAPSKEAYYEYSVGVGNIFKILRIDFNFRGNYLNPVTNPEARKFGVTGSFGFYF, encoded by the coding sequence ATGAAATTGAAATACCTATTACTCCTTTTATTCTTCGGAAGTCTTTCCGCTTTAGCTCAAACAAAAGTGAGTGGTCATATTTATGATGAATCTAAAGAACCTATTGCTTACGCAAATGTCTATTTTCAGGGTACCAGCATAGGAACGATTACCGATGAAAATGGGACCTTTTATCTGGAAAGTGATGAAAACTATGACGTCGTTATTTTTTCATTTATAGGGTATAAAACCCAAGTTGTCACCCTTGATAAAAAGGTGAATTATGAATTTAATGTGACTTTAAGTGAAGATGCAGCGGCACTAAACGAAGTTATCTTGGTGACTGGGAAACAGCCTAAAAAAAACAATCCAGCCATAGATATTCTAAGAAAAATCTGGGCAAACAAACGTAGTAATGGTCTAAAACAATACAAACAGTACCAATACGATAAATACGAAAAGGTAGAATTCGATTTAAACACCATCGACAGCGCAACAGTAAATAGTAAGTTGTTTCGTGGTATGGAATTCGTTTTCGAGCAAGTGGATACCTCAAGAGTAACGGGTAAAACGTATTTGCCAATGTTTATTAACGAGGCTTCAAGTGAAGTGTATGGAGATAATGTTATCAACGAAAAGCGTGAAATTTTAAGAGGAAATAAAAATTCTGGGTTTAGTAATAATCAGATTATTATAGACTTTATTGATGATTTATATAGCGAATATGATGTTTATGAGAACTACTTAAAGTTTTTTGATAAAAGCTTCACGAGTCCGTTATCAAGAACGGGAATACAGGTCTATAATTATGTATTGGCTGACAGCTCATTTATAGGTGATAAATGGTGCTACAATATTATTTACTACCCAAGGCGAAAGAATGAACTTACTTTTAAGGGTGATTTTTGGGTGGCCGACACGACCTATGCCATTAAGAATATAAATTTGCAAGCCTCAAAAAGTGCTAATATAAACTGGGTTAAAGAGATTTATATTGAGCAGGAATTTGACGTTTTAAATGACTCTACATTTTTAATTAAACGTGATTATTTCATGTCTGACTTTGCGTTAAATAAAAAGGAAGCGTCAAAAGGTATTTATGGAAAACGTACTACTTTATATGATAATTACGAATTTAATAAAGTTAAAGAGCCAGAATTTTATAATAAGAAAGTTTATAGTTTTGATGAAGATCTATACAACCAAGATGATGCTTTTTGGGAGAAGAATAGAATGGAGGAGCTAAGTAAAGATGAAAAGGGCGTTTACGTGATGTTAGATTCTTTAAAGCAAACTAAAAAATTTAAAAAATTATATAATTTAGGGAGTATTTTGGCTTCTGGTTACATAGAATTTGATCAATTAAATTTGGATGTTGGTCCCGTATTTTCGGTTTTTGGATACAACGATGTTGAAGGTGTGCGTTTAAGAGCAGGAGGACGAACGTATTTTGGACAAAATGATTTATGGCGATTAGAAGGGTTTACGGCTTATGGTTTTAAAGATAATAAGTTTAAGTATGGCATTTCAGGAAAATGGTTGTTAGACAAGAGAAGCCGACTTATCATCTCTGGAGGGAATAGGCGAGATGTCGAGCAAATAGGTGCAAATTTAACTTCATCTACCGATGTTTTGGGGAGGAGTTTGGCTTCGTCATCTGTTATCGGAACCGGTACAAATGATAAATTAACCAATGTAAATTTATCCACATTAGCACTAGAAGCAGAACCCTTTAGAAATTTTGTCACGCGAATTAGTGGTACTTACAGAACCTTAGAATCTGCATCATCAACTTTTAGTTTAGATTATTACACTGATGCTTCTCAAACCACGACAGAAAGTGAAGTTAAACAGTATGAGACCGCGATATCATTATCGTATTTTCCTCAGCGGGAAATGACCGGTTTTGGTGTTGAGCGTCGTACAAAAAATGATGATTTTGCAAGGCTTTTTGCACAAGTGACAAAAGGTGATAAGAGTGTTTTTAATAGTGATTTCGACTATACCAAGCTACAATTTTCATATTTACAACCCTGGGCTATTGGTGCCTTTGGGCGTTTAAGCACAACTGTTGAGGTTGGCAAAACCTATGGTGACATTCCCTTAGGTTTAATGAGTGTTATACCTGGAAATCAAACCTATTTCTCAATTTATAATACCTTTTCTCAATTAGATTTTTATGAATTTGTAACCGATGAATATGCTACTTTACACGTAGAACATAATTTTAATGGAAGATTATTCTCTCGTATACCGCTATTAAAAAAATACAACTTAAGAGCTATTTTAGGCTTTAGAGGTGTTGTTGGTAATGTCTCACAAGAGAACCGAGATATTAATGCTTCAGGTTTAGTGTATAGAGCACCAAGTAAAGAAGCGTATTATGAATATAGTGTGGGTGTTGGAAATATTTTTAAAATTTTAAGAATAGACTTTAATTTTAGAGGCAATTATTTAAACCCTGTTACAAATCCAGAGGCTAGAAAATTTGGTGTGACTGGAAGTTTTGGCTTTTATTTTTAA
- a CDS encoding twin-arginine translocase TatA/TatE family subunit — protein MVIQLVTFLFISGAEIAVILLIVVMVFGADKIPEIARGLGKGMRTLKDATNDIKGEITKSADKHGIDTSITKDVNEELKKVKDDLEDFTGSIRRKL, from the coding sequence ATGGTGATACAGTTAGTAACCTTTTTATTTATAAGCGGCGCAGAAATAGCAGTAATACTACTTATTGTGGTTATGGTTTTTGGTGCCGATAAAATTCCTGAAATCGCCCGCGGTTTGGGTAAGGGCATGCGCACACTTAAAGACGCGACTAATGATATTAAGGGGGAGATTACAAAATCTGCCGACAAACACGGTATCGATACCAGCATCACTAAAGATGTCAATGAAGAGCTGAAAAAGGTAAAAGACGATCTTGAGGATTTTACGGGTTCTATCAGGCGTAAACTATAG
- a CDS encoding thymidylate synthase gives MKQYHDLVKHVLENGNQKGDRTGTGTLSVFGHQMRFDLSEGFPMVTTKKLHLKSIIYELLWFLKGDTNINYLKENGVKIWDSWADENGDLGPVYGHQWRNWNSDEVDQIKEVVETLKNNPNSRRMLVSAWNPSVLPDTSKSFSENVTNGKAALPPCHAFFQFYVAEGKLSCQLYQRSADIFLGVPFNIASYALFTMMMAQVCGYEVGEFIHTFGDAHIYSNHIEQLELQLSRELRPLPTMKINPNVKDILAFKFEDFTLENYEPHPHIKGAVAV, from the coding sequence ATGAAACAATACCACGATTTAGTAAAACACGTATTAGAAAACGGAAACCAGAAAGGCGATCGCACAGGAACAGGCACATTAAGTGTGTTTGGACACCAAATGCGTTTTGATTTAAGTGAAGGTTTCCCAATGGTAACGACTAAAAAACTCCATTTAAAATCTATAATTTACGAATTGCTTTGGTTTCTTAAGGGGGATACAAACATTAATTACCTTAAAGAAAACGGGGTTAAAATTTGGGATTCATGGGCCGATGAAAATGGCGATTTAGGTCCCGTTTATGGTCACCAATGGCGCAACTGGAACAGTGATGAAGTTGACCAAATAAAAGAAGTCGTAGAAACACTAAAAAACAACCCAAATAGTCGTCGCATGTTAGTTTCTGCATGGAATCCATCTGTTTTACCCGATACTTCAAAATCATTCAGTGAAAATGTGACTAATGGCAAAGCTGCTTTACCACCTTGCCATGCTTTTTTTCAGTTTTATGTTGCAGAAGGCAAATTATCTTGCCAATTATACCAACGCAGTGCAGACATTTTTTTAGGTGTCCCATTTAACATTGCCTCTTACGCCTTATTTACGATGATGATGGCTCAGGTTTGTGGCTACGAAGTAGGCGAATTTATTCACACCTTTGGTGATGCCCATATTTACAGCAATCATATTGAACAATTAGAATTACAATTGTCTCGTGAGTTACGCCCATTACCAACCATGAAAATCAACCCTAATGTAAAAGACATCTTAGCTTTTAAATTTGAAGATTTTACTTTGGAAAATTACGAGCCTCACCCACATATAAAAGGTGCTGTTGCTGTGTAG
- a CDS encoding pyruvate dehydrogenase complex E1 component subunit beta yields MKTIQFREAICEAMSEEMRRDESVYLMGEEVAEYNGAYKASKGMLDEFGAKRVIDTPISELGFAGIAIGSTMTGNRPIVEYMTFNFSLVGIDQIINNAAKIRQMSGGQFKCPIVFRGPTASAGQLGATHSQAFESWFANTPGLKVVVPSTPYDAKGLLKSAIRDDDPVIFMESEQMYGDKGEVPEGEYTIPIGVAEIKREGTDVTIVSFGKIIKEAYKAADELAKEGISCEIIDLRTVRPLDKAAVLKSVKKTNRLVILEEAWPFGNVSTELTYIVQSEAFDYLDAPVVKINTADTPAPYSPVLLEEWLPNSDEVVKAVKKVMYKK; encoded by the coding sequence ATGAAGACTATTCAATTTAGAGAAGCTATTTGCGAAGCCATGAGTGAAGAAATGCGCAGAGATGAAAGCGTTTATTTGATGGGTGAGGAGGTCGCTGAATACAATGGTGCTTACAAAGCCTCTAAAGGGATGCTTGACGAGTTTGGCGCAAAACGTGTGATTGACACGCCTATTTCCGAACTTGGTTTTGCGGGTATCGCTATTGGGAGTACGATGACTGGTAACAGGCCCATTGTAGAGTATATGACTTTTAATTTCTCTTTAGTTGGAATTGATCAAATTATAAATAATGCAGCAAAGATTAGGCAAATGTCTGGTGGACAATTTAAGTGTCCTATTGTTTTTAGAGGTCCAACAGCTTCTGCAGGCCAATTAGGAGCAACACACTCTCAGGCATTTGAAAGCTGGTTTGCAAATACGCCTGGTTTAAAAGTGGTGGTGCCTTCAACACCTTATGACGCAAAAGGTTTATTAAAATCCGCAATACGTGATGACGATCCGGTTATTTTCATGGAAAGTGAGCAAATGTATGGCGATAAGGGTGAAGTGCCAGAAGGAGAATATACAATTCCTATAGGTGTTGCAGAGATAAAAAGAGAAGGTACAGATGTAACGATAGTCTCTTTTGGTAAAATTATTAAAGAAGCCTATAAAGCGGCAGATGAACTAGCTAAAGAAGGTATTTCATGTGAAATTATTGATTTACGTACCGTGCGACCTCTAGATAAAGCGGCCGTTTTAAAGTCGGTTAAAAAAACAAATCGTTTAGTGATTTTAGAAGAAGCATGGCCTTTTGGGAATGTGTCTACAGAGTTAACTTACATTGTACAGTCTGAGGCCTTTGATTATTTAGATGCGCCAGTGGTAAAAATAAATACAGCAGATACGCCAGCACCATATTCACCAGTTTTATTAGAAGAGTGGTTGCCAAATAGTGATGAAGTGGTAAAGGCAGTAAAAAAGGTAATGTACAAGAAATAA
- a CDS encoding bifunctional nuclease family protein, with translation MSLVRLKIKGISYSQTQNGAYALILNEVDGDRKLPIVIGAFEAQSIAIALEKEIRPPRPLTHDLFKNFADRFDIVVKQVIIHKLVDGVFYSSLICERDKIEEIIDARTSDAIALALRFQAPIFTYKNILDKAGIYLKVDPNKEDEESPESIIIEDIINEELELSDTEGDYKSHTLEELQRLLDEAVSSEDYEKAAKIRDEISKR, from the coding sequence ATGAGCTTAGTAAGACTAAAAATAAAAGGAATATCATACAGCCAAACTCAAAATGGCGCGTATGCTTTGATATTAAATGAAGTAGATGGCGATCGAAAACTTCCAATTGTTATTGGTGCTTTCGAAGCCCAATCTATTGCTATTGCGTTAGAAAAAGAAATTCGACCACCAAGGCCATTAACTCATGACCTTTTTAAAAATTTCGCTGACCGGTTTGATATCGTAGTGAAACAAGTAATCATTCATAAACTGGTAGATGGTGTTTTTTATTCTAGTTTAATTTGCGAACGTGATAAAATTGAAGAAATCATTGATGCAAGAACAAGCGATGCCATTGCCTTAGCGTTGCGTTTTCAAGCGCCTATTTTTACTTACAAGAATATATTAGACAAAGCTGGAATTTACTTAAAAGTGGACCCGAATAAGGAGGATGAGGAATCTCCTGAAAGCATCATAATAGAAGACATTATTAATGAAGAGCTAGAGCTAAGCGATACTGAAGGAGATTACAAATCGCATACGCTTGAAGAACTACAGCGTCTTTTAGACGAAGCCGTTAGTAGTGAAGATTATGAGAAAGCTGCCAAAATTAGAGATGAGATTTCTAAACGATAA
- a CDS encoding M24 family metallopeptidase, with protein sequence MTSIDKRIINLIEAERKANILFEEIENRHLIIGEKTEHELNKEVFNLAYELFGIKKFWHKRIVRSGKNTLLPYEANPINLTIQKDDILFFDFGPVFENWEADIGKTYVLGTNQKKLKLKRDVELAWQEGKAYFDQNKNRLTGANFYHYTKALAKKYGWEYGNHHCGHLIGNFPHEKILGEEEINYIHPNNNLLMTEKDNNGDERFWIYEIHFIDRKSEIGGFFEQLLS encoded by the coding sequence ATGACTTCTATAGATAAACGCATAATTAACTTAATCGAAGCTGAGAGAAAAGCCAATATTCTTTTTGAAGAAATTGAAAATCGACATCTTATAATTGGCGAAAAAACGGAACACGAACTAAATAAGGAAGTCTTTAATTTAGCCTATGAATTATTTGGAATTAAAAAATTTTGGCACAAACGTATTGTAAGGTCAGGAAAAAACACGCTACTTCCCTATGAAGCAAATCCAATCAATTTAACAATTCAAAAAGATGATATTTTGTTTTTTGATTTTGGTCCCGTTTTTGAAAATTGGGAGGCAGATATTGGCAAAACATATGTGCTTGGTACTAATCAAAAAAAACTAAAACTAAAACGAGATGTTGAACTCGCCTGGCAAGAAGGAAAAGCATACTTTGATCAAAATAAGAACAGGTTAACAGGAGCGAATTTTTATCATTATACTAAAGCCTTGGCTAAAAAATATGGTTGGGAATATGGAAACCATCACTGTGGTCATTTAATCGGTAATTTTCCACATGAAAAAATTTTAGGCGAAGAAGAAATTAATTACATTCATCCCAATAACAACTTACTAATGACAGAAAAAGACAACAACGGAGATGAACGCTTTTGGATTTATGAAATCCATTTTATAGACAGAAAATCAGAAATAGGTGGGTTTTTCGAACAGTTACTATCTTAA
- a CDS encoding electron transfer flavoprotein subunit beta/FixA family protein, whose amino-acid sequence MKILVCISHVPDTTSKINFTDGDSKFDTNGVQFVINPNDEFGLTRAMWFKEKQGATVDVVNVGGAETEPTLRKALAIGADTAIRVNTTAKDGFQVAKELAKVVKDGGYDLVIAGRESIDYNGAMVPGMLAELTNANFVTNCISLDVDGTTAKATREIDGGKETVTTSLPLVIGGQKGLVEESDLRIPNMRGIMMARKKPLTVLEPATAETETTTVKFEKPVPKGAVTLVDADNLDELVNLLHNEAKVI is encoded by the coding sequence ATGAAAATTTTAGTGTGTATCAGTCACGTTCCAGACACTACATCGAAAATTAATTTTACAGATGGAGATTCTAAATTCGATACGAACGGCGTTCAATTTGTAATCAACCCTAATGATGAGTTTGGTTTAACCCGTGCGATGTGGTTTAAAGAAAAGCAAGGCGCAACAGTAGATGTTGTAAATGTAGGGGGTGCAGAAACAGAACCAACATTACGAAAGGCTTTAGCTATTGGCGCAGACACTGCGATTAGAGTTAACACAACAGCAAAAGATGGTTTTCAAGTCGCTAAAGAATTAGCTAAAGTTGTAAAAGACGGTGGTTACGATTTGGTTATTGCCGGTCGTGAATCTATTGATTATAATGGTGCCATGGTACCAGGTATGTTAGCCGAATTAACGAACGCTAATTTTGTTACCAATTGCATTAGTTTAGATGTTGATGGTACAACTGCTAAAGCGACTAGAGAAATTGATGGCGGAAAAGAAACGGTAACCACAAGTTTGCCTTTAGTTATTGGAGGACAAAAAGGATTGGTAGAAGAAAGTGACTTACGTATCCCAAATATGAGAGGTATTATGATGGCGCGTAAAAAACCTTTAACGGTACTTGAACCGGCTACGGCTGAGACAGAAACGACAACGGTTAAATTTGAAAAGCCAGTTCCTAAGGGCGCTGTGACTTTAGTAGATGCAGATAATTTAGATGAACTAGTGAACTTACTTCATAATGAGGCTAAGGTAATTTAG
- a CDS encoding electron transfer flavoprotein subunit alpha/FixB family protein, which produces MSVLVYTESENGKFKKTALEVASYAKAVADQMGTTVTAIAVNAGDTSELEKYGVDKVLKVSNSALDTFNAKSYAAAIKQAAEKEGTKVVIVSQSADSKYLAPILAVGLQAGYASNVVEAPSSTSPFTVKRTAFTNKAFNITTIDTDVKVVGVSNNSFGLVETAASATTEDFSPVIPDSGVTVQSVDKATDKVTIADAEIVVSAGRGMKGPENWGMIEELAGVLGAATACSKPVSDLGWRPHGEHVGQTGKPVAANLYIAIGISGAIQHLAGINASKVKVVINTDPEAPFFKAADYGVVGDAFEVVPVLIEKLKAFKAANA; this is translated from the coding sequence ATGTCAGTTTTAGTATATACAGAATCAGAAAATGGAAAATTTAAGAAAACAGCTTTAGAAGTTGCTTCTTATGCCAAAGCTGTTGCAGACCAAATGGGAACAACAGTAACTGCAATTGCAGTAAATGCTGGAGACACCAGCGAATTAGAAAAATATGGAGTCGATAAAGTTTTAAAGGTATCCAATTCAGCTTTAGACACATTCAACGCAAAATCTTACGCTGCTGCCATTAAGCAAGCCGCAGAAAAAGAAGGTACGAAAGTAGTTATTGTTAGTCAAAGTGCAGACAGTAAGTACTTAGCACCTATTTTAGCCGTTGGTTTACAGGCCGGTTATGCGTCTAATGTTGTTGAAGCGCCTTCTAGTACTTCTCCGTTTACAGTGAAACGCACCGCGTTCACAAACAAAGCATTTAACATTACTACTATAGATACAGACGTTAAAGTTGTTGGTGTCTCTAATAACTCTTTTGGTTTGGTTGAGACCGCTGCAAGTGCAACTACAGAAGACTTTTCTCCTGTCATTCCAGATTCTGGAGTAACAGTACAGTCTGTTGACAAAGCAACCGACAAAGTAACTATTGCAGATGCAGAAATAGTAGTGTCTGCTGGTCGTGGAATGAAAGGACCAGAGAACTGGGGCATGATAGAAGAACTAGCAGGTGTTTTAGGCGCCGCTACGGCGTGCTCAAAACCAGTATCTGACTTAGGTTGGAGACCACACGGTGAACACGTAGGGCAAACAGGAAAACCCGTTGCGGCAAACTTATATATTGCCATAGGTATTTCTGGAGCGATTCAGCATTTAGCAGGAATTAATGCTTCTAAAGTAAAAGTGGTTATCAATACAGATCCAGAAGCACCTTTTTTTAAGGCTGCCGATTATGGTGTTGTTGGTGATGCTTTTGAAGTTGTTCCTGTACTAATCGAAAAATTAAAAGCATTTAAAGCGGCAAACGCTTAA